In one Lolium rigidum isolate FL_2022 chromosome 3, APGP_CSIRO_Lrig_0.1, whole genome shotgun sequence genomic region, the following are encoded:
- the LOC124698379 gene encoding uncharacterized protein LOC124698379, with the protein MGSGRVLASIPCFFCVSVSRRGRAAKLVLWGGEARAASHRTQAGQVMLDFAGTVVCRADGFFIGRPAPVLAIEDRLVAGATYLVLPVDRLPQGYDAVTAASLAALSFDRASPGGSIAGGPKSPFEYVKGDDGRTVIKVTPEFLVKAITARPGSCGIAGEAETGADGEGGACGGALCSTPELRKHYEQLVGAGRGKPYSPRLDPIKERKGRRLMPVTVSPGRLSLSLSPVRLLGLAKTER; encoded by the coding sequence ATGGGCAGTGGCCGCGTCCTGGCGTCGATCCCGTGCTTCTTCTGCGTCTCCGTGTCGCGGCGGGGCCGCGCGGCAAAGCTGGTGCTGTGGGGCGGGGAGGCGCGGGCGGCAAGCCACCGGACGCAGGCGGGGCAGGTGATGCTCGACTTCGCGGGCACCGTCGTGTGCCGCGCTGACGGGTTCTTCATCGGCCGCCCGGCGCCGGTGCTGGCCATCGAGGACCGCCTCGTCGCCGGGGCGACATACCTCGTGCTCCCCGTCGACCGCCTGCCGCAGGGCTACGACGCCGTCACCGCGGCCTCCCTCGCCGCGCTCTCCTTCGACAGGGCCAGCCCCGGGGGCTCCATCGCGGGCGGGCCCAAGAGCCCGTTCGAGTACGTCAAGGGGGACGACGGCCGGACGGTCATCAAGGTCACGCCGGAGTTCCTCGTCAAGGCCATCACCGCCAGACCAGGATCGTGCGGTATCGCTGGTGAGGCCGAGACGGGCGCTGATGGCGAGGGCGGTGCGTGCGGAGGGGCTCTGTGCAGCACGCCGGAGCTAAGGAAGCACTACGAGCAGCTCGTGGGGGCCGGCAGGGGGAAGCCGTACTCGCCGCGGCTGGACCCGATCAAGGAGCGCAAGGGGAGGAGGCTCATGCCGGTGACGGTGAGCCCCGGGAGGCTCTCGCTGTCGCTGTCGCCGGTGAGGCTTCTAGGACTGGCCAAGACAGAAAGATAG